A single region of the Candidatus Protochlamydia amoebophila UWE25 genome encodes:
- a CDS encoding NADH-quinone oxidoreductase subunit A — protein MSENFPIYIYFGVVFLVTLIVIGLSGLFPSKKTSQVKFMPYESGIQTETHLLEKRFPLRHYLVALMFLVFDIEVIFLYPWAVVGKQIGSFAFYEMTFFLLTLVVGFIYVWRKRGLEWE, from the coding sequence GTGTCTGAAAATTTTCCTATATATATTTACTTCGGAGTTGTTTTTCTCGTTACTTTGATAGTGATAGGCTTATCCGGCCTTTTTCCTTCCAAGAAAACGAGTCAAGTTAAGTTTATGCCTTATGAATCCGGTATCCAAACGGAAACCCACCTTTTGGAAAAGCGTTTCCCTCTTCGGCACTATTTAGTCGCTCTAATGTTTTTAGTCTTTGATATCGAAGTCATTTTTCTTTACCCCTGGGCAGTGGTGGGTAAACAAATAGGATCTTTTGCTTTTTATGAAATGACATTTTTCCTGCTGACACTTGTTGTAGGATTTATTTATGTATGGCGTAAACGAGGTTTGGAATGGGAATGA
- a CDS encoding NADH-quinone oxidoreductase subunit C, with product MTSQIVLDHIKKNFQAFILNQTLEFGETTFEVNRGGLKIILNFLKIHEDCQFEVLMDLTAVDYLFPVKRTQILYFLQNFSRLDRIRIGITIERGEMLPTVTDLWEGANWYERELFDMFGVEFKGHPELSRILMPDHWLGHPMLRDYALTEEVVQFKNNVKPKVPSQIISYDKSK from the coding sequence ATGACGTCTCAAATTGTTTTAGATCACATAAAAAAAAACTTTCAAGCATTCATTTTGAATCAAACTCTAGAATTTGGTGAAACGACTTTTGAAGTTAATCGAGGTGGGCTAAAAATAATATTAAATTTTTTAAAAATTCATGAAGATTGCCAGTTTGAAGTATTAATGGACTTAACTGCGGTTGATTATTTATTTCCAGTTAAACGAACACAAATTCTTTATTTTTTACAAAATTTTTCCCGGCTAGATCGAATTCGCATAGGGATTACGATTGAAAGAGGCGAAATGCTTCCGACTGTTACAGATTTGTGGGAAGGAGCGAACTGGTATGAGAGAGAATTATTTGATATGTTTGGAGTTGAATTTAAGGGACATCCAGAATTAAGCCGTATACTGATGCCTGATCATTGGTTAGGACATCCAATGTTACGTGACTATGCATTAACTGAAGAAGTTGTTCAATTTAAAAATAATGTAAAACCGAAAGTACCTTCACAGATTATTTCTTATGACAAAAGTAAGTAA
- the nuoD gene encoding NADH dehydrogenase (quinone) subunit D: MTKVSKERLKELEESGDVMELNLGPQHPSTHGVLRLKLRLEGEVVLSCDPVIGYLHTGVEKECESRTYHQVFTLVDRLDYLSGPAEEQAFAGALERLMNIEVPERAQTIRIILLELSRIASHLLWAGTSALELNMSSVFMYSFAEREKILDLFEQVSGARMFPSLWRIGGLAKDLNSDFISHLKEFISGFQKIWKELDRLLTDNFVWCKRLQGVAVIDQEICKQYMCTGPVLRASGISYDIRKAYPYLGYENYNFDIPTHIDGDSYARYLVRMEEMLQSISIIEQAIARLKPGVVLTNDRKVALPPRKELARSMEAVIHQFKLISEGLHPPVGSVYNCVESARGELGHYVISDGTPKPYRLRVRSPSFSHVEVLKKVLRGHVISDVVVAIASVDPILGDVDR; encoded by the coding sequence ATGACAAAAGTAAGTAAAGAGCGCCTTAAAGAACTTGAGGAGTCCGGTGATGTCATGGAGCTCAATTTGGGCCCGCAACATCCTTCTACTCACGGTGTATTGCGTTTAAAATTGCGCCTTGAAGGAGAGGTTGTATTATCTTGTGATCCTGTGATTGGCTATTTACATACCGGAGTGGAAAAAGAGTGTGAAAGTCGCACCTATCATCAGGTTTTTACTTTAGTTGATCGTTTAGACTATTTGTCAGGCCCAGCTGAAGAACAAGCTTTTGCAGGTGCCCTCGAACGTTTAATGAATATTGAGGTTCCAGAACGTGCACAAACGATTCGCATTATTCTTTTAGAATTATCGCGAATAGCAAGTCATCTTTTATGGGCTGGAACAAGTGCTTTAGAATTAAATATGTCTTCAGTTTTTATGTATAGCTTTGCAGAAAGGGAAAAAATTTTAGACCTATTTGAACAAGTCTCTGGTGCCAGAATGTTTCCTTCCTTGTGGAGAATCGGCGGATTAGCAAAAGACTTAAATTCTGATTTTATCTCTCATTTAAAAGAATTTATCTCTGGTTTTCAAAAAATTTGGAAAGAGTTGGATAGGCTTTTAACAGATAATTTTGTTTGGTGTAAACGCTTACAAGGTGTTGCTGTCATTGATCAAGAAATCTGTAAGCAATACATGTGTACAGGTCCTGTACTTCGCGCATCCGGTATTTCTTATGATATCCGCAAAGCTTATCCTTATTTAGGATATGAAAATTACAATTTCGATATACCAACGCATATCGATGGAGATTCTTATGCACGTTACCTTGTTCGTATGGAAGAGATGTTACAAAGTATTTCTATCATTGAACAAGCTATTGCACGCTTAAAACCAGGTGTTGTGTTAACAAATGATCGCAAAGTTGCCTTGCCCCCTCGAAAGGAGTTAGCCCGAAGCATGGAAGCTGTCATTCATCAATTTAAATTGATTTCCGAAGGCCTTCATCCTCCTGTTGGTTCAGTTTATAATTGTGTAGAATCTGCTAGAGGAGAACTGGGTCATTATGTGATTAGCGACGGGACACCTAAACCGTATCGGTTAAGAGTTCGCTCACCTTCATTTTCTCACGTTGAAGTGTTAAAAAAGGTTTTACGAGGCCATGTCATTTCAGATGTTGTTGTTGCTATTGCTAGTGTTGACCCTATACTTGGAGACGTAGATCGCTAA
- the nuoE gene encoding NADH-quinone oxidoreductase subunit NuoE, translating to MLTEETKQAILKLQNLYPNKRSALIPALHLAQAEKGYLPIEVQNELAFLFDLEPSEVNSIVTFYDMFFEEPVGKHVIHVCKNISCMLRGADGFLARLCQKMHISPGETTQDGEFTVIASECLAACDKAPVMIVDDKVIGPVEITQIDDYIQKAKQSYGHHSPITIKEVEDV from the coding sequence ATGCTTACCGAAGAAACAAAACAGGCTATCTTAAAATTGCAGAATCTATATCCAAATAAACGCTCAGCTCTTATTCCAGCCCTTCATTTAGCACAAGCTGAAAAAGGATATTTACCAATTGAAGTTCAAAATGAACTTGCCTTCTTATTTGATTTAGAACCAAGTGAAGTTAATTCTATTGTCACTTTTTATGATATGTTTTTTGAAGAACCTGTCGGAAAACATGTGATTCATGTTTGCAAGAATATTTCTTGCATGTTAAGAGGCGCTGATGGATTTCTAGCGAGATTATGTCAAAAAATGCATATTTCTCCAGGTGAAACGACGCAGGACGGTGAGTTTACGGTGATTGCTTCAGAATGTTTAGCAGCTTGTGATAAAGCTCCAGTGATGATTGTTGATGATAAAGTCATTGGACCAGTAGAAATCACACAAATCGATGATTACATTCAAAAAGCCAAACAAAGCTATGGCCATCACTCTCCGATCACCATTAAGGAGGTAGAAGATGTCTGA
- the nuoF gene encoding NADH-quinone oxidoreductase subunit NuoF, whose translation MSEMRILTAYMDDPHQCKIETYERNGGYQALKKAISSISSDQLIEMVKQSWLRGRGGGGFQTGLKWSFVPKDCQISKYLVCNCDESEPGTFKDRYIIENDPHQLIEGIILACYAIGAKQAFIYCRGEFFEGNKKLRLAIQEAKKRGYLEAPLGEANFSVSIIVHPGAGAYIAGEETAQLNSLEGYRATPRLKPPFPAVSGLYEKPTVVNNVETLCNVVHIVNRGVEWYQSIGKPKNTGTKIFQVSGHVQNPGCFEFPLGIPLKEVLERAGWMLPGHQFKACYPGGSSCSLLTERDLDTPMDFDSVAAKKSMLGTASIIVMDDSTDMVKVANRLMEFYQNESCGKCTPCREGTRWTKQILTRILAGRGTVGDLKTIERICQQMEMDSFCPLAPGAALPIVSAIREFRGEFESYIMRNIHADKPPEMKITYPYL comes from the coding sequence ATGTCTGAAATGCGTATTTTAACAGCTTACATGGATGATCCACATCAATGTAAGATCGAAACTTATGAGCGTAATGGCGGTTATCAAGCACTCAAAAAAGCAATTTCTTCTATTTCCTCGGATCAGCTAATTGAAATGGTAAAACAATCTTGGTTGAGAGGTAGAGGTGGAGGTGGTTTTCAAACAGGCTTGAAATGGAGTTTTGTCCCCAAAGATTGTCAAATTTCTAAATATCTCGTTTGCAATTGTGATGAAAGTGAACCTGGTACATTTAAAGATCGATATATCATTGAAAATGATCCTCATCAATTAATTGAAGGAATAATTTTAGCTTGTTACGCAATAGGGGCAAAGCAGGCTTTTATTTATTGCAGAGGAGAATTTTTTGAAGGAAATAAAAAGTTGCGATTAGCTATTCAAGAAGCTAAAAAAAGAGGTTATTTAGAAGCTCCATTAGGAGAAGCAAATTTTTCTGTTAGTATTATTGTTCATCCAGGCGCAGGAGCCTATATTGCAGGCGAAGAAACTGCTCAATTGAATTCACTTGAAGGCTATCGTGCAACTCCTCGTTTAAAACCCCCTTTTCCAGCAGTTTCTGGCTTATATGAAAAACCGACTGTCGTTAATAATGTTGAAACATTATGTAACGTTGTTCACATTGTGAATCGTGGAGTTGAATGGTATCAAAGTATTGGTAAACCAAAAAATACAGGAACAAAAATCTTCCAAGTTAGCGGTCATGTTCAAAATCCAGGATGTTTTGAATTTCCTTTGGGAATTCCTTTAAAAGAAGTTTTAGAAAGAGCTGGTTGGATGCTACCAGGCCATCAATTTAAAGCTTGTTATCCGGGGGGATCATCTTGTTCATTATTGACTGAACGGGATTTAGATACTCCTATGGATTTTGATAGTGTTGCAGCAAAAAAATCCATGTTGGGAACGGCATCAATTATTGTTATGGATGATTCGACGGATATGGTGAAAGTTGCCAATCGTTTGATGGAATTCTATCAAAATGAGTCTTGTGGAAAATGTACTCCTTGTCGCGAAGGGACGCGTTGGACAAAACAAATCCTTACTCGTATCTTAGCGGGTAGGGGAACAGTTGGGGATTTAAAAACGATAGAGCGAATTTGTCAACAAATGGAAATGGATTCGTTTTGCCCGTTGGCTCCAGGAGCTGCTCTTCCAATTGTCAGTGCGATTAGAGAATTCAGAGGCGAATTTGAATCTTATATTATGCGTAACATTCATGCTGATAAACCTCCTGAAATGAAAATTACTTATCCTTATTTGTAG
- the nuoG gene encoding NADH-quinone oxidoreductase subunit NuoG, with protein MMINLIIDGKELSVPKGTTVYHAAKQLGIDIPIFCYQDRMPPFGACRMCLVEVEKMNKLQASCALEVAEGMVVKTQSTVAKEGREGILELLLINHPLDCPICDKGGECPLQDQTLKHGPGESRFYEEKRHFTKALPLGPTLMLDRERCIVCARCTRFGDIVAGDHALEMKERGFRTEVGTPGNRLVESKFIGNTISICPVGALTSQVYRFRARPWDNHSIPSTCTLCPVGCSLNIDSRDGQIVRTRSRENKLVNDIWLCDKGWFGYEFVSNANRLQQPLIRRDGKLTPASWEEALNLIVSQIKFAKPTKKIAGLGGNPLTTEENYLFQRLIREVAEVNHVDHRIGTPHFDSEQERLSPGMEISLGECESLSFVILLGLDLTEEFPLIWLRLKQAINKGAKVLFMGNFSPEIASYLTKIVLHPPGKELENWDENLPLIDEWVSQGKSGAIFVGQQYLINFNRPLILDKLWSFRQSHSNLTLNLLEGSGNSQGARFAGMRPDLGPLNQKIEEPGLHTLAILEAAAKKDWEFLYVVGANLAKKYPAKLWRSARENIKFMVVQDLFLTETALDADVVLPSLSFIEKSGTFINIENRIQTLHQGKEIPENSFSDASIFMAIAEKLGIQLSFEPAFLDALSQTKVFHTCELRTSLPLSEPVSNEKLKAVFAPALFDEGIRMKHDPHLIQLVKEPRLRMHPNEAKKRGIMQGDTVRLTTNKGSLQAKIKWDGNVAEQTVIIPLGFDLISAHDLDSNLINGLPIDIQLIESQKEESL; from the coding sequence ATGATGATTAACTTAATAATCGATGGAAAGGAATTAAGTGTTCCAAAGGGAACAACTGTTTATCATGCCGCCAAACAACTAGGCATTGACATTCCTATTTTTTGTTACCAAGATCGCATGCCTCCTTTTGGTGCTTGTCGAATGTGTTTGGTAGAAGTGGAAAAAATGAATAAATTGCAAGCATCATGCGCATTAGAAGTGGCTGAAGGAATGGTTGTAAAAACGCAAAGTACTGTTGCAAAAGAGGGACGGGAAGGGATTTTAGAACTTTTACTTATTAATCATCCTTTAGATTGCCCTATTTGCGATAAAGGGGGAGAATGTCCTCTGCAAGATCAAACTTTAAAACATGGACCTGGAGAAAGCCGATTTTACGAAGAAAAAAGACATTTTACTAAAGCTCTTCCTCTAGGACCAACTTTAATGTTAGATCGGGAACGTTGTATTGTGTGTGCCCGTTGTACACGATTTGGTGATATTGTTGCGGGCGATCATGCTTTAGAAATGAAAGAACGTGGTTTTCGAACTGAAGTAGGTACACCGGGCAATCGTCTTGTGGAGTCTAAATTTATTGGGAATACCATTTCTATTTGCCCAGTTGGTGCTTTAACGAGTCAAGTTTATAGATTTCGGGCTAGACCATGGGACAACCATTCTATTCCTAGTACGTGTACATTATGCCCTGTAGGATGTAGTTTAAACATTGATTCGAGAGATGGACAAATTGTTCGGACCCGTTCGAGAGAAAATAAATTAGTCAATGATATCTGGCTTTGCGATAAAGGTTGGTTTGGTTATGAATTTGTTTCTAACGCAAATCGCTTACAACAGCCTTTAATTCGAAGAGATGGAAAATTAACTCCTGCTAGTTGGGAAGAAGCTTTAAATTTAATCGTTTCTCAAATTAAATTTGCAAAACCAACAAAAAAAATTGCGGGATTAGGGGGAAATCCTTTAACAACGGAAGAAAATTATCTTTTTCAACGGTTAATTCGTGAAGTTGCAGAGGTGAATCATGTTGACCATCGAATTGGAACTCCTCATTTTGATTCTGAGCAAGAAAGATTATCTCCAGGGATGGAAATTTCTCTTGGTGAATGCGAATCTCTTTCATTTGTGATCTTATTAGGATTAGACTTAACAGAAGAATTTCCCCTTATTTGGCTTCGCTTAAAACAAGCGATTAACAAAGGAGCTAAAGTTTTATTTATGGGGAATTTTTCCCCCGAAATAGCGAGTTATTTAACAAAAATAGTTCTACATCCGCCAGGAAAAGAACTAGAGAATTGGGATGAGAACTTACCTCTTATTGACGAATGGGTTTCTCAAGGAAAATCAGGAGCGATATTTGTTGGGCAACAATATTTGATAAATTTCAATAGGCCATTGATATTAGACAAGCTATGGTCATTCCGACAGTCACACTCTAATCTAACCTTGAATCTCTTAGAAGGCTCAGGGAATTCACAGGGAGCCAGGTTTGCTGGAATGCGGCCTGATTTAGGACCTTTAAATCAAAAGATTGAAGAACCTGGATTACATACTTTAGCTATTCTCGAAGCAGCTGCTAAAAAAGATTGGGAATTTCTCTATGTGGTTGGCGCTAATCTTGCCAAGAAATATCCAGCAAAACTGTGGCGATCTGCTCGGGAAAATATAAAATTTATGGTTGTGCAAGATCTGTTTTTAACGGAAACAGCATTAGATGCTGATGTTGTGCTGCCTTCACTATCATTTATCGAAAAATCAGGGACATTTATTAATATCGAAAACAGAATTCAGACACTGCATCAAGGAAAAGAAATTCCTGAAAATAGCTTTAGTGATGCATCGATTTTTATGGCTATCGCAGAAAAACTGGGAATTCAATTATCTTTTGAACCTGCTTTTTTAGACGCTCTTTCTCAAACCAAGGTATTTCATACCTGTGAATTGAGAACATCATTGCCGCTATCCGAGCCCGTCTCTAATGAAAAGTTAAAAGCTGTCTTTGCCCCTGCTTTATTTGATGAAGGGATTCGCATGAAACATGATCCTCATCTCATCCAGTTAGTTAAAGAACCTCGTTTACGAATGCATCCAAATGAGGCTAAAAAGAGAGGAATCATGCAGGGTGATACAGTTCGTTTGACGACAAATAAAGGATCTCTTCAGGCAAAAATAAAATGGGATGGAAATGTAGCGGAACAGACAGTGATTATTCCTTTAGGATTTGACCTTATTTCCGCTCATGATTTAGATAGTAACCTCATCAATGGATTGCCAATCGATATTCAACTAATTGAATCACAAAAAGAAGAGTCTCTATGA
- the nuoH gene encoding NADH-quinone oxidoreductase subunit NuoH, which translates to MIDDLIIILIKSAVVILLLFTAAAYMTFLERIVMARLQLRMGPVRVGPFGLFQPLADGIKLLCKERFQPANVETFVYWLAPGISLFTALFIFVLIPFGGVVEIAGRLIYLQIADINVGVVFLLAFSSLAVYGVVLAGWASNNRYSLIGGLRGTAQMISYEIPMGLSLLTVVLSTGTLSLREIVELQQNHWLIWTNPISFIIYFITSFAETNRAPFDLPEAEQELTAGYHTEYGGMKFAAFFLGEYINILAVSAIATTLFFGGWHGPGDIPILWFGLKVAIFVFIFMWVRATMPRFRYDQLMSFGWKVLIPIAILNLIITAYFTLV; encoded by the coding sequence ATGATTGACGACTTAATCATCATTCTTATTAAAAGTGCTGTTGTCATTCTTTTATTATTTACAGCAGCTGCCTATATGACATTTTTAGAACGTATTGTCATGGCTCGTCTTCAACTAAGAATGGGACCTGTGAGAGTAGGTCCTTTTGGCCTTTTTCAGCCCCTCGCTGATGGAATCAAATTATTATGCAAAGAACGTTTTCAACCAGCTAATGTAGAAACATTTGTTTATTGGCTTGCTCCCGGCATCTCCTTATTTACAGCATTGTTTATTTTTGTATTGATTCCATTTGGGGGTGTAGTAGAAATTGCAGGTCGGCTTATTTATTTACAAATTGCCGACATAAACGTTGGAGTTGTTTTTTTGTTAGCTTTTTCTTCTTTAGCCGTCTACGGAGTTGTTTTAGCTGGCTGGGCTTCGAATAATCGTTATTCACTCATTGGAGGATTAAGAGGAACTGCTCAAATGATCAGTTACGAAATTCCAATGGGGCTTTCTTTGCTAACTGTTGTTTTATCAACTGGTACATTGAGTTTACGAGAAATTGTTGAATTGCAACAAAATCATTGGTTGATTTGGACAAATCCGATTAGTTTTATCATTTATTTTATTACTTCCTTCGCTGAAACCAATCGGGCTCCATTTGATCTTCCTGAGGCTGAGCAAGAATTAACAGCAGGTTATCATACAGAATATGGGGGAATGAAATTTGCCGCTTTTTTTCTTGGAGAATACATCAATATTTTAGCCGTATCGGCTATTGCAACGACCCTCTTTTTTGGAGGATGGCATGGACCTGGAGATATTCCTATTCTTTGGTTTGGGTTAAAAGTCGCTATTTTTGTTTTTATTTTCATGTGGGTGCGAGCGACGATGCCTCGTTTTCGCTATGATCAACTCATGAGCTTTGGGTGGAAGGTGTTGATTCCCATTGCCATCTTAAATCTAATTATAACAGCATACTTTACGTTGGTGTAG
- the nuoI gene encoding NADH-quinone oxidoreductase subunit NuoI — translation MRTTIHKVITMMKGLIIVLKHAFQTPVTLRYPEEKRILPARSRGRHYLTKWNDGLERCVGCELCAIVCPAQAIYVKPAANEPGHIHSHGERYASDFQINMLRCIFCGYCEEACPTGAIVLSNQYELSAYTREDMIYTKDRLTEKTPGESGRDPSREI, via the coding sequence ATGAGAACAACTATACACAAAGTTATCACAATGATGAAAGGGTTGATTATCGTTTTAAAACACGCTTTTCAAACTCCGGTCACACTGCGTTATCCTGAAGAAAAACGAATTTTACCAGCCAGGTCTCGAGGTAGGCATTATTTAACAAAATGGAATGATGGTTTGGAAAGGTGTGTTGGTTGCGAACTTTGTGCTATCGTTTGCCCAGCCCAGGCTATTTATGTGAAACCAGCTGCTAATGAACCGGGTCATATCCATTCTCATGGGGAGCGATATGCTTCTGATTTTCAGATTAATATGTTGCGATGCATTTTTTGTGGTTATTGTGAAGAAGCTTGTCCAACTGGAGCAATTGTTTTAAGTAATCAATATGAACTTTCAGCCTACACTAGAGAAGATATGATTTATACTAAAGATCGATTAACAGAGAAAACACCCGGAGAATCCGGACGCGATCCTAGTAGGGAGATTTAA
- a CDS encoding NADH-quinone oxidoreductase subunit J: protein MMTSLASPEQWIFGILLLISSFGILLTSKPIQASLCFLLALLSLAALYVELSAQFIAAMQVLIYAGAILVIFMFVIVLFQDAHNQIHQFVAQSKSSISILAIAAFLLAFGFLSYYLSELSTSTKSLPEGFGTAHSLGYLLYVNFFFPFEAVILIFLIAVVGALYIGRKER, encoded by the coding sequence ATGATGACCTCTTTAGCTTCACCTGAACAATGGATTTTTGGAATTTTACTTTTAATCTCTTCTTTCGGAATTCTTCTCACATCAAAACCTATTCAAGCAAGTTTATGTTTTCTGCTGGCCTTACTTTCTTTAGCCGCCCTGTATGTCGAATTATCTGCTCAATTTATTGCTGCTATGCAAGTTTTGATTTATGCGGGAGCCATTTTGGTTATTTTTATGTTTGTTATTGTTTTATTTCAAGATGCCCATAATCAAATTCACCAATTTGTAGCTCAAAGTAAATCTTCGATTTCGATTTTAGCAATAGCAGCTTTTTTACTTGCTTTTGGATTTTTGAGTTATTATCTCTCTGAACTCTCTACCTCAACAAAAAGTTTGCCAGAAGGTTTCGGAACCGCTCATTCTTTAGGTTACTTACTTTATGTAAATTTTTTTTTCCCTTTTGAAGCAGTCATTCTTATTTTTTTGATCGCTGTGGTTGGAGCCCTTTATATTGGAAGAAAGGAACGATAA
- the nuoK gene encoding NADH-quinone oxidoreductase subunit NuoK, giving the protein MDILFSLFISMAMFTFGIIGILIKRNALIVFMCVELMLNAANLLFVAFAAHWGNETGLIWVFFVLVVAAAEAAVGLAIIINMFRSKQVVDVDQYNLLRG; this is encoded by the coding sequence ATGGATATTCTTTTTAGCCTTTTTATTAGTATGGCCATGTTTACCTTTGGCATCATTGGCATTTTAATTAAGCGAAATGCCCTAATTGTTTTTATGTGTGTGGAATTAATGTTGAATGCGGCTAATTTGCTTTTTGTTGCTTTTGCTGCGCATTGGGGAAATGAGACAGGCCTTATTTGGGTGTTTTTTGTATTAGTGGTTGCTGCAGCTGAAGCTGCTGTCGGCCTTGCTATTATCATTAATATGTTTAGATCAAAGCAAGTTGTTGACGTTGATCAATATAATTTGCTGAGGGGTTGA
- the nuoL gene encoding NADH-quinone oxidoreductase subunit L yields MWQMVGLGLFLPLIGFLILFTNSQRLSRSTTSFIGCSTILLAFLIFLGELYFYVHAGMNSQTFPLYQWLTLNGIQVNFSWHLDSLSLLMTLIITGVGFLIHLYSVGYMDHEKDFTRYFACLNFFIFAMLLLVLAGDLLMLFIGWEGVGLASYLLIGFWYQKPSAAKAATKAFVVNRIGDLGFLLGLLLTLHTFGTTDIASISQLAKQTFSIGAPIITVMTLLYFWGATGKSAQLPLYHWLPDAMEGPTPVSALIHAATMVTAGIYLIVRTHTLFDLSPLTLHVVGIVGGMTALFAGLCALAQTDLKRVLAYSTVSQLGLMFLACGIGAYYAAMFHLTIHAFVKALLFLSAGNVVHMMYDTTALEKMGGLSKIFTKTRWLFLIGALSLAGVFPFAGFFSKDLILELGYLSGSHLLFSMGLVASLLTGVYMLRVYCLTFHGEPRSTQQELSQVQEAPAMMVIPVSILGLLSIVGGFLGFRFYSTPALINFLEEIGISSIEKNLSTGLHLSATGLIAMLGSIIGVIMTAFIYTRYYKSLGNSIIFLKNSFYVEKLYRSLIVNPLRILASFIVGKVEAHAINGSLLLATNVVQKTAGLLQKFQNGQVRSYIAWMVTGAGILIVYFIIEGFHA; encoded by the coding sequence ATGTGGCAAATGGTCGGACTCGGTCTTTTTTTACCTTTAATAGGTTTTTTGATTTTATTTACAAATTCTCAGCGACTCAGTCGATCTACGACATCTTTTATCGGTTGCAGTACGATTTTATTAGCCTTTCTGATTTTTTTAGGAGAACTTTATTTTTATGTTCATGCGGGAATGAATTCTCAAACATTTCCTTTATATCAATGGTTAACATTAAATGGGATCCAAGTGAATTTCAGTTGGCACCTTGATTCACTTTCCTTATTAATGACCCTAATCATTACGGGAGTTGGATTTTTGATTCACCTATACTCTGTGGGTTATATGGATCATGAAAAGGATTTTACCCGCTATTTTGCTTGTTTGAATTTTTTTATTTTTGCAATGTTGCTACTCGTGTTAGCGGGTGATTTATTAATGCTTTTTATTGGTTGGGAAGGTGTTGGACTGGCTTCTTATCTTTTGATTGGATTTTGGTATCAGAAGCCATCTGCAGCAAAAGCAGCAACTAAGGCTTTTGTTGTGAATCGAATTGGAGATTTAGGTTTTTTATTAGGATTATTATTAACGCTTCATACATTTGGAACGACTGATATTGCTTCGATTTCACAATTAGCTAAGCAGACTTTTTCAATCGGAGCTCCTATTATCACTGTCATGACTTTGCTTTATTTTTGGGGAGCGACAGGGAAGTCTGCACAATTGCCACTCTATCACTGGCTTCCAGATGCGATGGAAGGCCCAACTCCTGTTTCTGCATTAATTCATGCTGCTACAATGGTAACAGCGGGAATTTATTTGATTGTTCGAACTCACACTTTGTTTGACTTATCTCCATTAACTCTGCATGTTGTTGGAATAGTAGGGGGAATGACAGCTCTTTTTGCAGGGCTTTGTGCCTTAGCTCAAACAGATTTAAAACGAGTCCTCGCCTATTCGACAGTGAGCCAGCTTGGCTTAATGTTTTTAGCTTGCGGGATTGGAGCTTACTATGCAGCAATGTTTCACTTGACTATTCACGCATTTGTGAAGGCACTTCTTTTTCTTTCTGCCGGGAATGTTGTTCACATGATGTATGACACAACTGCATTAGAAAAGATGGGAGGATTATCAAAAATCTTCACTAAAACGCGATGGTTATTTTTAATAGGAGCTTTATCTTTAGCTGGAGTTTTTCCGTTTGCTGGATTCTTTAGTAAAGATCTTATCTTAGAATTGGGGTATTTATCGGGTTCTCATTTGCTTTTTAGTATGGGTTTAGTAGCTTCTCTTTTAACGGGTGTGTACATGCTACGGGTTTATTGTTTAACATTTCACGGCGAACCCCGTTCTACTCAACAAGAACTTAGTCAAGTTCAAGAAGCGCCCGCTATGATGGTAATTCCTGTGTCTATTTTAGGTTTACTCTCAATAGTTGGGGGATTTTTAGGTTTCAGGTTCTACTCTACTCCTGCTTTAATAAATTTTTTAGAGGAGATCGGAATTAGCTCTATAGAAAAAAATCTTAGTACCGGTCTTCACTTATCTGCGACAGGTTTAATAGCTATGTTAGGATCGATAATTGGTGTTATTATGACTGCATTTATTTACACACGCTATTATAAAAGTCTTGGAAATTCTATTATTTTTTTGAAAAATTCTTTTTATGTCGAAAAGCTTTATCGAAGCTTAATTGTCAATCCCTTAAGAATTTTAGCTTCTTTTATTGTAGGTAAAGTAGAAGCACATGCCATTAACGGCTCTCTTTTATTGGCAACAAATGTTGTTCAAAAAACAGCTGGATTGTTACAGAAATTTCAAAATGGCCAAGTACGTTCATATATTGCTTGGATGGTAACAGGGGCTGGTATATTGATTGTTTATTTTATTATTGAGGGATTCCATGCCTAA